One Channa argus isolate prfri chromosome 15, Channa argus male v1.0, whole genome shotgun sequence DNA segment encodes these proteins:
- the hexim1 gene encoding protein HEXIM1, protein MTEPAEQTHYLKTSGSPSGGSRGDALEHLPASDHGGPVNGDRGRQRDQKQCEQRAENCGDVNTDKLWQIESGQEMCSAVAAGNEFPTCPIAAQPHQKRGFKEAGGTNHTTQEKNGEDTPVQETLNQVQEESLHIDSDTGVDARLGKKRHRRRTSKKKRNWKPYYKLSWEERKALEEKETARASRLREEMFAKGLPVAPYNTTQFLMDEHDREEPDLNTETGIRRPSGVGGRMEDTGSEEDLFDNDEEDDDDGSGGGSDGIGRPGNAGGEFLQRDFSETYAMYHVESLQNMTKQELVQEYLELEKCMSRLEEENNRLRRALEPGGLTVESSLVRLQELERELERLRAQNTELLLQNQRNKDRGQVTTN, encoded by the coding sequence ATGACAGAGCCAGCAGAGCAGACTCATTATCTGAAAACTTCAGGCAGCCCATCAGGTGGGAGCCGCGGAGACGCTTTGGAGCATCTCCCAGCCAGCGACCATGGTGGACCTGTTAACGGCGACAGGGGGCGACAGAGAGACCAGAAGCAGTGCGAGCAGCGGGCGGAGAACTGTGGGGATGTCAACACAGACAAGTTGTGGCAAATTGAAAGCGGACAGGAGATGTGCTCTGCCGTAGCAGCCGGAAACGAGTTCCCAACGTGCCCGATTGCAGCTCAGCCTCATCAGAAACGCGGTTTTAAAGAAGCGGGTGGTACTAATCACACGACACAGGAGAAAAACGGCGAAGACACACCGGTGCAGGAGACTTTAAACCAGGTGCAAGAGGAGAGTTTGCACATCGACTCCGACACAGGCGTAGACGCACGTCTGGGCAAGAAGAGACACAGACGCAGGACCTCCAAAAAGAAGCGCAACTGGAAGCCTTATTACAAACTTTCCTGGGAGGAAAGGAAAGCCCTGGAAGAGAAAGAGACTGCTCGGGCTTCACGGCTGAGAGAGGAGATGTTCGCCAAAGGGCTACCAGTGGCCCCCTATAACACCACCCAATTCCTGATGGACGAGCACGACCGAGAGGAGCCCGACCTCAACACCGAGACCGGGATCAGGCGCCCCTCGGGGGTCGGTGGTCGCATGGAGGATACGGGTAGCGAGGAGGATCTCTTCGATAACGACGAGGAGGACGATGATGACGGCAGCGGTGGGGGCAGCGACGGCATCGGGAGACCCGGGAACGCAGGTGGGGAGTTTCTCCAAAGAGACTTTTCCGAGACGTACGCGATGTACCACGTCGAGAGCCTGCAGAATATGACCAAGCAGGAGCTAGTGCAGGAGTACCTGGAGCTGGAGAAGTGCATGTCCCggctggaggaggagaacaaCCGGCTGAGACGCGCCTTGGAGCCCGGAGGTCTGACAGTGGAGAGCTCACTGGTCCGGCTCCAAGAACTGGAGAGGGAACTGGAGAGACTCAGGGCCCAAAACACTGAGCTTCTCCTGCAGAACCAACGGAATAAGGACAGGGGTCAGGTCACTACCAACTAA